One segment of Struthio camelus isolate bStrCam1 chromosome 25, bStrCam1.hap1, whole genome shotgun sequence DNA contains the following:
- the PCGF2 gene encoding polycomb group RING finger protein 2 isoform X1: MHRTTRIKITELNPHLMCALCGGYFIDATTIVECLHSFCKTCIVRYLETNKYCPMCDVQVHKTRPLLSIRSDKTLQDIVYKLVPGLFKDEMKRRRDFYAAYPVAEVPNGSNEDRGEVAEQDKGNLADDEIVSLSIEFYEGAREEKKGAIENGDLEREKRNGVRFLRCPAAMTVMHLAKFLRNKMDVPSKYKVEVLYEDEPLKEYYTLMDIAYIYPWRRVSGGVRGGGGAGFFPPPKKKKDGKNGCKLAGGFRQEAGLLLPSPPWQLPSEPPSAGPGRGGGGGGGGPFGETPSCRRAKSKIGNVRPVRARFGRKPWVRRGFLPRGRRGGGRRRGGGGSRGRRVPPVSPVPPQNGPLPLKYRVQPACKRLKLAQPPNSEGTNTSGASECESGSDKAHSPATLPATSSSLPSPATPSHGSPSSSAGTAASGPLLNGASNCPPLPPAATRGRKTTLNGSAASALT, translated from the exons ATGCACAGAACCACCCGGATAAAGATCACGGAGCTCAACCCCCACCTGATGTGCGCCCTGTGCGGCGGCTACTTCATCGACGCCACCACCATCGTGGAGTGCCTGCACTCCT TCTGCAAAACCTGCATCGTTCGCTACCTGGAGACGAACAAGTACTGCCCCATGTGTGATGTCCAAGTGCACAAAACCAGGCCCCTGCTCAGCATCCG gtCAGACAAAACCCTACAGGATATAGTGTACAAACTGGTGCCGGGGCTTTTCAAAG ATGAGATGAAGCGGCGGCGCGACTTCTACGCCGCCTACCCGGTGGCGGAGG TTCCCAACGGCTCCAACGAGGACCGCGGGGAGGTCGCCGAGCAGGACAAGGGCAACCTGGCGGACGACGAGATCGTCAGCTTGTCCATTGAGTTTTACGAAGGCGCGAG agaggagaagaaaggagccaTCGAGAACGGGGACCTGGAGAGGGAGAag AGGAACGGCGTGCGGTTcctgcgctgcccggccgcgATGACCGTCATGCACCTGGCCAAATTCCTCCGCAACAAGATGGACGTGCCCAGCAAGTACAAG GTGGAGGTGCTCTACGAGGACGAGCCGCTCAAGGAGTACTACACCCTGATGGACATCGCCTACATCTACCCCTGGAGGCGGGTAAGcggaggcgtccggggaggggggggggcaggttttttccccccccccaaaaaaaaaaaggatgggaaaAACGGCTGCAAATTAGCGGGAGGCTTTCGGCAGGAGGCCGGGTTGCTCCTGCCCTCGCCGCCGTGGCAGCTTCCGTCTGAACCCCCCAGCgctgggccggggcgggggggggggggggggggggggggaccctttGGGGAAACCCCCTCCTGCAGACGAGCCAAAAGCAAAATTGGAAACGTCCGGCCGGTGCGCGCCCGCTTTGGGCGTAAACCTTGGGTCCGGAGGGGATTTTTGccgaggggccggcggggaggtggacggaggcgggggggggggggttcccgcgGGCGCCGCGTGCCACCCGTGTCCCCTGTGCCGCCGCAGAACGGGCCCCTGCCGCTGAAGTACCGCGTCCAGCCCGCCTGCAAGCGCCTCAAGCTCGCGCAGCCCCCCAACTCCGAGGGCACCAACACCAGCGGCGCCTCCGAGTGCGAGTCGGGCAGCGACAAGGCGCACagccccgccacgctgcccgccACCTCGTCCTCGCTGCCCAGCCCCGCCACGCCGTCCCACGGctcgcccagctccagcgccggCACCGCCGCCAGCGGCCCCCTGCTCAACGGCGCCTCGAactgccccccgctgccccccgccgccacccgggGCCGCAAAACGACTCTCAAcggcagcgccgcctccgccttgACCTAA
- the PCGF2 gene encoding polycomb group RING finger protein 2 isoform X2 has product MHRTTRIKITELNPHLMCALCGGYFIDATTIVECLHSFCKTCIVRYLETNKYCPMCDVQVHKTRPLLSIRSDKTLQDIVYKLVPGLFKDEMKRRRDFYAAYPVAEVPNGSNEDRGEVAEQDKGNLADDEIVSLSIEFYEGAREEKKGAIENGDLEREKRNGVRFLRCPAAMTVMHLAKFLRNKMDVPSKYKVEVLYEDEPLKEYYTLMDIAYIYPWRRNGPLPLKYRVQPACKRLKLAQPPNSEGTNTSGASECESGSDKAHSPATLPATSSSLPSPATPSHGSPSSSAGTAASGPLLNGASNCPPLPPAATRGRKTTLNGSAASALT; this is encoded by the exons ATGCACAGAACCACCCGGATAAAGATCACGGAGCTCAACCCCCACCTGATGTGCGCCCTGTGCGGCGGCTACTTCATCGACGCCACCACCATCGTGGAGTGCCTGCACTCCT TCTGCAAAACCTGCATCGTTCGCTACCTGGAGACGAACAAGTACTGCCCCATGTGTGATGTCCAAGTGCACAAAACCAGGCCCCTGCTCAGCATCCG gtCAGACAAAACCCTACAGGATATAGTGTACAAACTGGTGCCGGGGCTTTTCAAAG ATGAGATGAAGCGGCGGCGCGACTTCTACGCCGCCTACCCGGTGGCGGAGG TTCCCAACGGCTCCAACGAGGACCGCGGGGAGGTCGCCGAGCAGGACAAGGGCAACCTGGCGGACGACGAGATCGTCAGCTTGTCCATTGAGTTTTACGAAGGCGCGAG agaggagaagaaaggagccaTCGAGAACGGGGACCTGGAGAGGGAGAag AGGAACGGCGTGCGGTTcctgcgctgcccggccgcgATGACCGTCATGCACCTGGCCAAATTCCTCCGCAACAAGATGGACGTGCCCAGCAAGTACAAG GTGGAGGTGCTCTACGAGGACGAGCCGCTCAAGGAGTACTACACCCTGATGGACATCGCCTACATCTACCCCTGGAGGCGG AACGGGCCCCTGCCGCTGAAGTACCGCGTCCAGCCCGCCTGCAAGCGCCTCAAGCTCGCGCAGCCCCCCAACTCCGAGGGCACCAACACCAGCGGCGCCTCCGAGTGCGAGTCGGGCAGCGACAAGGCGCACagccccgccacgctgcccgccACCTCGTCCTCGCTGCCCAGCCCCGCCACGCCGTCCCACGGctcgcccagctccagcgccggCACCGCCGCCAGCGGCCCCCTGCTCAACGGCGCCTCGAactgccccccgctgccccccgccgccacccgggGCCGCAAAACGACTCTCAAcggcagcgccgcctccgccttgACCTAA
- the CISD3 gene encoding CDGSH iron-sulfur domain-containing protein 3, mitochondrial, with protein sequence MARLRPAVLVTLMRAAGALWQRMQVPKRAATAQPAMAAKEPFLVELKAGKTYAWCACGHSKKQPFCDGSHWRAAPGLAPLRFRPQEDQRARLCGCKRTRSPPYCDGSHQRAEGPAAPRPPPPP encoded by the exons ATGGCACGGCTGAGGCCGGCTGTGCTCGTGACGCTGatgcgggcggccggcgccttGTGGCAGCGGATGCAG GTGCCAAAGCGGGCGGCGACCGCCCAGCCCGCCATGGCCGCCAAGGAGCCCTTCCTGGTGGAGCTGAAGGCCGGGAAGACATACGCCTGGTGCGCCTGCGGCCACAGCAAGAAGCAg CCCTTCTGCGACGGCAGCCACTggcgcgccgcccccggcctggccccgctgcGCTTCCGCCCCCAGGAGGACCAGCGCGCCCGGCTGTGCGGCTGCAAGCGCACCCGCTCGCCGCCCTACTGCGACGGCAGCCAccagcgggccgaggggccggcggccccgcgcccccccccgccgccctga